The Glycine soja cultivar W05 chromosome 9, ASM419377v2, whole genome shotgun sequence sequence ACGTTAGGGTCCTCGATATTAGTACCTTCATAGGACTCATCGTTGGATCTGTACCATTTAACTGCaatagaaataaacatgcaaatgaatgagaacaagtgaaggtgcaagaataaatgaagaaaagattgtattttatatatctgatagcaaaaaagacaaaatgcaTTAATAGGGAGAaaaccctaaagcctaggcccaaccatAGGGTTAAAACTAACAATTACATTAGGCTTGCCATGGAAACTCCAGGTTGCTCAACAACTTGCCAGTTTCCCAATTCGAACTCAGGAAGGCATGGTTGTACCTAATTCGAACGCTCTTGGGGGGCTTCATCATGGATCATGGCGACTTGCCATTCACACCTCCAGCCCGCACTTACAAAGCTTTTGCTGATGTGACACGGAGGGGTCCCTTTCACTTGTGGCCTTTGCTGTTGGCCCCCGCCCCAACCCTTTCTCTCTAGGGCGCATCTTCTTACATCAGCGTGTGTGGGCCTATATCCTTGCCCAAACCTCCCGTGGTTCTCCTTCAATTCCACCAAGCTGGCCACACCATCGTTGTTCCATCCTAAGCCCATCTCGGGCTCATACCCATGTCCTAACATCTCGACGGCTGTCATCAAAAGCCCataccaccatcgagctcgacCGCATGTGGGATGTGTTGAATGGTAGTTTGTCTAAGGTACTCTTGGGCATGACGTTGAGTGATGAGCCATTGTCGAAGTACCTTGGCCTCAatgtggtccatacacttgacggACATGTGTAGGGCCTTATTGTGTCCCTTCCCTTCGACAGGGATCTCCTCCTCGGCAAAGGTGAGGTAGTTATTAGTAGTAATATTTCCGACGATGCCCTCGAAGCCTTCcacagagatatcttgggccatgTGGGCTTAATTCAAAACCTTAACTAAAAGCGCCCGGTGAGGTTCAGAACTCATAAGCAATTCCAACAGGGAGACCCTAGCTGGGGTCTTGTTGAGTTGTTCAATCACTTTGAACTCACTCTGTTGAATGATTCGGAGGAACTCGTTGGCTTCTTCCATGGATACCTTCTTTCCACCGAAGTCTCCTTCTTTCTCAACAAATCTCTCGTCTGGGACATCCTCATCCGGAGCGGGGCTTACTTTGTCGGTTTCCTCTATGACCACCTTTGCTTTTCCCTTTGCGTCCTTGGATCGCACCAATGGATCAGGTGCCGTGAAGATGCGCCCGCTATGGGTCACACCACTTGTACTAGTGATGTTGGTAACTTTGGCATAGGGTAAGTCACCACTGATGGGCTCATCTTTCTTTTTGCTTAGCTTCTGAGGGGTGTACCTCCACGGGACCGCCTTGTTGCTTCTATAAGGGAAAGGAATGGGTTTGCTACCCAAAAAAGGTCGAGGGCCTTGGGGTTCTTGGGAAGCAGCATCTCTGGTGAAGTGTATCACCAAAGGCTTGGGTTTACTGGGGCTTTCTTTGTCCGCCGACTGCATGTACACGTGCTGCTCTCTCTTGTTTTCATCACTGATTTCAAGCCGGCCTTGGTCCATCATTAGCTGTAACAGCTTCTCTGCTGTTgaacacgtttccatgtcatgtgATGTGCCCAGATGCATCAAATAGGAATCCCCCTTATGCCCATCAAGGGAAACCATGCCCGCCTCTTGTAGTGCTTCAAAAATAAACCTCTTAGAGGTCACCACGTCCTTCATCTGCTTCGGCCGCTGCAACCTACACTCCTCTATTGCATTTACTGTTggccctccatgattggcgagcgggtttgtCTTCACATTCGGGCCATCTTCTTGGAATGTTAGCCACCCCGCGTCAATCAAGCTTTGGAATTTATGCTTGAGGGAGAAGCACTAGTCGATTGAATGCCCCAGAGTACCCCCGTGATACGCACAGGTCGCGTTGGGGTTGTACCACCTCGGGAAAGGAGACTGGTAGATTCTTTCGGGGGTCACTATCGACAACTGGTTGGCGATTAAGGATGGTAACAAGTCCCTATATGACATTGGAATCAAAGCAAACTCCGGAAGCTTCTACACTGGAGGGTTCCTCCCCGGATTGAAATTCATGCCGGGATTGGAATTGCCAGTAGGACGAGGCTACACAGGAGCCGGGGTTTGAGCGAGGGCTCTTTTTGGCAGGGCAGATGTCCTTTGCTGGATAGGTTCCAAGTTGGAGGAGTTTCTGGTGTTGGCCGAAAAGCCCGGATGGTGTTGGGTATACTGATGAGTATCATGAGGGGTTTGTTGGGGTTTCGGCCAAGCAGGAGCCAAGGTCACAACGTGAGCAtccccttttttcctttttacccCAGTCGCACTGGATCTTCTGCTGCATGTTCTGGCAGGGGCAACATAGTTGAACTTCCCCCTTTTTAGGCCTACCTCGATCCTCTTGCCCGTGAATACTAGATCTGCAAAGCTAgagggcatgtagcctaccaacttctcatagtagaacactggaaGTATGTCTGTTATCATTGTGATCATTTCTCTTTCTACCATAGGGGGCACTACTTGCGCCGCCAATTCCCTCCACCTCTGGGCATATTCCATGAATGGTTCATGCTCCCGCTTGCTCATGTTCTGCAGCTGGGTTCTGTCGGTAGCCATGTCAGTGTTATATTGGTACTACCTAATAAAGGCAGTGATCAAATCTTTCCACGAGCAGACACAAGAGGCTTCCAAGTTGGTGTACCACATGACTGTTGCttcggccaagctgtcttggaAGAAGTGCATGAGCAGCTTCTCGTCCCTTGAGTACgaccccatcttccgacaatacatctttaagtGATTTTTGGGGCAATTGGTcgccttgtacttgtcaaaatcCGGTACCTTGAATTTGGGAGAAATGACCGCATCTGGTACCAAACACAAATCAGTCACATCAGCAAAAGGGTAATCATCGAACCCTTTGACCACTCTTaatctctcttcgatgagatcAAGCTTTTCTTTTCCCTTCATTGCTAAAGGTGACCCCCCCACGAAGAAATGTAGTGGTTGCATCGGGCGGGGTTGAGAGGCTCCCGCAGTATTAGGCTGAGGCATGGCATTGAACGCCGGTCCCTCGGCGATGAACGGGGGGTATAAGTCAACGTCAACTTGGGCATGCTCCCGAGGCTCTTCGCGGGCGCCCCCTATAGGATGAGGAAGTTGACCTTCGAAGGTAACGAGAACGACATGATCCATGTTCTCGTGCATGGTGGGTGGTGTGAAATTGGGGGGTAAGCCGTAGGGGTAAGCATTTTTGTTATACCCCAAATGCGGGCCACCGGTACTCCCTAATACTTCTTCACCTGGTCCCACTATGTCTGGGGCGAGTTGGTGTGCTGGATTCGTTGCAAACGGAAGGATGGGATCTGCCTTAGTGGCGGTGTTAGTGGCGGCTGCCGCAGCTATGTTACTTTCTATTAATCTTCTCATGCTTAGCATGGCTTCcgtcatggaagccatttgatctttcagGGTCGACATATCAGCCTTTATCTGTTtgtgcacctcctctacttcacccatggCTCTAGACTTAGAACGGGTTTGATAGGAGTGCCTTGGAGcatgtttagttatggtgttactTCTTAAAGGAACAAAATGCGGTGAGTAATGCGATAAAGAactaaacatgaatgcatgctaaagataagttgtcgaagtattggatTCACATAGAGTTTTAAGCAAACACATAGGATTAAACCAAACCTCATTTTATTAGGGAACCACAATTTTATCTAGTCAAAATCAAAGCGATGATACAATTGCCTTAGCGGCTCcaaattatgtgggccatcagaTCAATCATATGTTAGCAATAATCGAGGAGCCCGTGAAATTCCTCGGGGGCCGAGTACACATCTACCATCACTTAGGCCTTGGCTAGCAGTCGCAGAAGCTCTTGATTCCCATTCAAAGTAAAGGCGAACCTATCTTGAGTTTCTTGCCCAGGGGCTAAGGAATGTCCAAAAATTGAACATTTTCCCCTATCTTGAGTTTCTTGCCCATTTCCTTTCGAAACATCGTGAAACCCTACAGATTGCGCAATGCTTTTTGTTAAGAAGCTCAACTCGGCTGAAAAAAAACTCCATGTTGACAAAAATTGCCCCTATCTGAGTATCTTGCTCATTCCTTTCCGTAACGTCGTGAAACCCTATGATTATGCAGCGATTGATGTTAAGCAGCTCAACTTGGCTGGCAAAAATCCTCATGTTGACAAACCAttgtccccggacaaaattagggtatgacaaaagCCATTGGATCCTTCAAGGCCTCCATATCGaccttcatttgttcttgcaccTCTTCTATTTCACCCATGACTCTAGTTTTAAAACTGGTTCGATAGAGGTGCCTTAAAGTctgtttagttatggtgtttactACTAAAAGAGCAAAAATGCAGTGAGTAATGCGACAAAGAactaaacatgaatgcatgctaaAGATAAGTTTTCGAAGTATTGGACTCGTGCAGAATTTTGAGCAAAGACATAGGATTGAACCAAACTCATTTTAATTAAGGAATAAAAATGTTCATCTTGTCAAAATTAAAGCGAAAATACAAATGCCTTAGCGATTCcaaattatgtgggccatcaaatcgATCATGTGCTGACAATAATTGAGGAGCCCATGAACTTCCTCGGGGGCCAAGTACACgtccgccatcgccttggctTTGGCTAGCAGTattggaagctcttgactcccattcaaggtaaaagtgaacctatccatccacgtCATTTCTTCTCTGTGTAATGAATCAATCACTCTCTCTTGCTTCCTTTTCTGCTTGCAGGAATGATACCTTTGCATACTCATCTTCTAGCCTTTGCTCATGGGTTGCAGCTAGACTTAGCTTCTCTTTGTGTTGGTCAATGATGGCCCACATGTTTTCTTCCGTCATGCTCAATTGTTCGAACAAACTCCTCTTTGACCTTTGACAAGCCTTCAACTTGTCTTCCAATATCATGCCTTCAACTCTCGACTGGTCTCTCTCGGCCCTTCGAAGCTTAAGCTcgttgttgctgccccacaaagcccctcggaacttgttttGGCCCCAATCATCCTTTTGGGccctctttttttccctttccaaTGCTTTGGCTGTGGCCACATTGACGTCTCTCAGTTCATCGCACTCTTTAGGGACCTTGATGACTGTCGTCTTGAACTTTTCCTTGACCGTTTATGCCCTTTCAAGTTCCACCTTTAAGGCTTGCACCTCCTCACTCTCTTT is a genomic window containing:
- the LOC114368269 gene encoding uncharacterized protein LOC114368269; its protein translation is MGEVEEVHKQIKADMSTLKDQMASMTEAMLSMRRLIESNIAAAAATNTATKADPILPFATNPAHQLAPDIVGPGEEVLGSTGGPHLGYNKNAYPYGLPPNFTPPTMHENMDHVVLVTFEGQLPHPIGGAREEPREHAQVDVDLYPPFIAEGPAFNAMPQPNTAGASQPRPMQPLHFFVGGSPLAMKGKEKLDLIEERLRVVKGFDDYPFADVTDLCLVPDAVISPKFKVPDFDKYKATNCPKNHLKMYCRKMGSYSRDEKLLMHFFQDSLAEATVMWYTNLEASCVCSWKDLITAFIR